Sequence from the Salvelinus alpinus chromosome 27, SLU_Salpinus.1, whole genome shotgun sequence genome:
CCATACCCACAGGCTCTATATCCACAGGCTCCATATCCACAGGCTCCATACCCACAGGCTCCAAATCCACAGGCTCCATACCCACAGGCTCTATATCCACAGGCTCCGTATCCACAGGCTCCATATCCACAGGCTCCATATCCACAGGCTCCATATCCACAGGCTCCATACCCACAGTCTCCATATCCACAGGCTCCATATCCACAGGCTCCATATCCACAGGCTCCATACCCACAGGCTCCATATCCACAGGCTCCATACCCACAGGCTCCATATCCACAGGCTCCATATCCACAGGCTCCATATCCACAGGCTCTATATCCAAAGGCTCCATATCCACAGGCTCTATATCCACAGGCTCTATATCCACAAGCTCTATATCCACAGGCTCCATATCCACAGGCTCCATACCCACAGGCTCTATATCCACAGGCTCCATATCCACAGGCTCCATACCCACAGGCTCTATATCCACAGGCTCCATATCCACAGGCTCCATACCCACAGGCTCCAAATCCACAGGCTCCATACCCACAGGCTCCATACCCACAGGCTCTATATCCACAGGCTCCGTATCCACAGGCTCCATATCCACAGGCTCCATATCCACAGGCTCCATATCCACAGGCTCCATACCCACAGGCTCCATATCCACAGGCTCCATATCCACAGGCTCCATATCCACAGGCTCCATACCCACAGTCTCCATATCCACAGGCTCCATATCCACAGGCTCCATATCCACAGGCTCCATACCCACAGGCTCCATATCCACAGGCTCCATATCCACAGGCTCCATATCCACAGGCTCCATACCCACAGGCTCTATATCCACAGGCTCCATATCCACAGGCTCTATATCCACAGGCTCTATATCCACAAGCTCTATATCCACAGGATCCATATCCACAGGCTAGGCTCCATATCCACAGGCTAGGCTCC
This genomic interval carries:
- the LOC139555795 gene encoding RE1-silencing transcription factor-like; its protein translation is MDPVDIELVDIEPVDIEPVDMEPVDIEPVGMEPVDMEPVDMEPVDMEPVGMEPVDMEPVDMEPVDMETVGMEPVDMEPVDMEPVDMEPVGMEPVDMEPVDMEPVDMEPVDTEPVDIEPVGMEPVGMEPVDLEPVGMEPVDMEPVDIEPVGMEPVDMEPVDIEPVGMEPVDMEPVDIELVDIEPVDIEPVDMEPLDIEPVDMEPVDMEPVDMEPVGMEPVDMEPVGMEPVDMEPVDMEPVDMETVGMEPVDMEPVDMEPVDMEPVDTEPVDIEPVGMEPVDLEPVGMEPVDMEPVDIEPVGMEPVDMEPVDIEPPVDMEPVDMEPVDMEPVDMEPVDMEPVDIEL